Below is a window of Campylobacter canadensis DNA.
AGAGCAAGTTCCATATAACTGCATTAAGTGTGAAGACAATTTAAAATTATGCTCTTTTGCGATTTTAATTTGTCTATTTTCAATTGTATCATCTTGAAATTCAATAATTTTTCCACAAGTTTTGCAAATCATATGGTCGTGGTGTGGCTTATTTGCTAATTCAAATTTTTTACCTTCAGCTCCTAGTGAAATTGAGGTTACCATACCTGATTCTTCTAATAAATTTAAAGTTCTATAAACCGTTGCAATACCTATACTAGCACCAGAATCCATCTTTTTTAAAGCGTCATTAATTTCATCAGGTGTTGAGTGTCCTTCTTGATGATATAAATATTTAAGCATATTTTCTCTTTGAGAAGTATATTTTAAGCCCTTGCTTTTTAAAATCTTTTTAAACTCATCTAACAAAACATCATATTCTACATTTTCCATATTTTACTCCTTAAATGAAATTTGTTGTAATTTGTCTTTATCTAATTTTAATTCGTTTTTTTCTAATATTTCATTAACAGAACTAACCTTTGCTAACGAAGAACCAACTGCTAATAAAGTAGGATACATAAAAGAATCTTTTAAAGTCTCAGCTACTTTTTTATTTAACACAGGTATATTACTTATTGTAGTGATTATAATTGAAATAATAATAAAAATTTTTGCTACCCCAAATAAATAACCACAAATTTTATCAATCATACCTAAACCGCTTAACTTAACTAGTTTAGAAATAAAAATACCAGCAATGATAAACAAGCACCATATACATAATAATATTATCACAAAACCAAATAAAGTTAGCAATACTTCATTATCACTTTTATAAATATGTTCTTTTATTAATTGCCCTGCTGTACTTGCGTTTTTGGTGCTTAAATAAACACCAAAAACTATACCTGCTAAACCAAAGCCTTCTCTTACAAGTCCACGCCATATACCATTTATAGCCAAAACAAACACAATAGCTAAAACAGCAAAGTCAAAAATTAAAGAATGATTCATATTAAATTCATCAATTCATTGTAATTTGTACTATATCTTAAAGCTAATTCTCTAGTAATGTAATTAGCCTTTACCGCTTCAACTAAACTTTGAGTTTGTGTTCTCATACCTGTTGCTTGTTGATTTAACTGCATTTGCGAATAAATCTGATGATTTTTATTTTCACGAATTAAATTTGCAATAGCAAAGTTATTAATTAAAATTTCGTGAATCGCAACACGGCCACCGCCATTTCTTGGAATTAAGCATTGTGAAACAATAGCGTTAAGAGAGAATGAAAGCATATTTCTAATTTGCTCTTGTTCGCTTCCTTCAAAGCTATCTACAATACGGTTAATGGTTTGTGCTGCTGAGTTAGTATGAAGTGTTCCAAAAACTAAGTGTCCTGTTTCAGCAGCAGTAATAGCAGCTTCTATTGTTTCTTTATCTCTCATCTCACCGATTAAGATAATATCAGGGTCTTGTCTTAAAGCTGATTTAAGCGCATTTTTAAAGCTTTTAGTATCTATATCAACGTTTCTGTATGAAAAAATTGATTTTTTACTTTGGTGCATAAATTCAACTGGGTGTTCAATTGTTAAAATATGCTTTCTTTCTGTTTGATTAATTTCATTTAACATAGCAGCTAGTGTTGTTGATTTACCACTACCTGTTGCTCCTGTTACTAAAATTAAACCTTTTTCTTTTTTAATTAATTCTTTAAAAACTGCAGGAGATTTTAACTCATCAAGGCTAGGAATGGTATCAGGAATCATACGAAAGGCTGCTGCAAGCTTGCCTTCTTCCACATAATAATAGTTTCCCCTAAAACGACCAACCCCTCTTACAGGATATGCAAAATCTAATTCTTTTGTCTCTTCTAAAGAAGCTTTTTGAGAATCTGAGATAATGCTATAGCAAGAATTTTTAATTACATCTGGTGTTAAAATATCAAATTCTAAATCCGTTAAAACACCGTGTATTCTTATAATTGGTCTTTTTCCTGGAACTAAGTGTAAGTCTGAAGCGTTATTTTCTTTCATAAACGCTAAAAGTTCATTCATTTCTAGTAATTGATTTTCCATACTTTCTCCTTAAAACTATTCTATAATCTTTGGAACTTTAAAAAAAGTTTCTTCTTTGCTAGGTGCGTGATTTAAAACATCACTTATTATATTAGAATTTTTTGCTATGTCTTCTCTTAAAGGTGTAAAAGAAGAATTTTCAATATTAACTGACTTAGTATCAACTGAATTTAAAATTTCAACAAAATTTAAAATATCATTAAAATCATTTATCATCTCATCTTTTTGAGAATCATCTAATTTTAATGCACTAAGTTTTTCTAAGCGATTAATTAAGATTTTATCTACCATAAAAAGCCTTTTAATTTTAGTAAAAATGACTATTATATATAATTTTTATAGATTTAGATTAACAAAAAGCAGTTAAAATATTTTTTTAAACAATATTTTAAGGATTAATTAGTGAAAGAAAATTCATACGCATTTGATGAAATTAGTATTAGATTAGAAAGATTTTTTAGAAAATATAAGTTTTTTATAATTGTTTTAATAGTATTATTCTTGGCTGTTAGTATTGGTATTTATGTAAATAACAAAACAAAAGAAAATAATTTTTTAAAGGCAAATGAGTTATTTTTAAAACTAGAAAAAAATTATAATGAAGATGAGCTTAAGCAATTAAAATCTTTAAATTCTAATTTATATTTAGCTTTAATTATGAATGATGATAAATATAAAAAAGAATTAAGCGAATTTAAGCCTACAAACGAAGATGCATTACTTATTCAACTTTATGAAAGTAGAAATTTTCAAAGTGAAATATTTTTAAAAGATATAAAATTATTAAATCAAGCTTATGCTTTATTGCAAGAAAATAAAATCACTCAAGCAAAAGATATTCTTGAACTTATTCCTACAAATTCAATATTTTATCAAGACGCACAAAGATTAAAACACTATCAAGGAAAATAATGAAAAAATATATTTTTATCTTATTGGCAATATTTTTCACTGCTTGTTCTGCTTCAAAACAATATTACAAACCAGAAGATTTCATTAAATTAAACTCAAGTTCATACAAAAAAGAAAAAGAAGATAAAAGTCTAAAAAATTACAAGCTAGTAAATCAAAGTGATGATTACAAAATATATTGTGATATTAAAGGAAATTTAAAATTATTTAAAAACAATGAAGAAATTTTAGATTATGATTTTAATTCCTTAATAGTATCAGCTAGTCTTAAAGATAATATTCTTGCTTTGCTAAGTGCAAATAATGATATTTATGTATTTGATTTAGACAATGAAGAATTTATTTATACCCAAAGCAATGCCTTAGCTACTGGCGTTATAAAAAATAATGTTCAACCTATTTTTATGAATAATATAATTATTTTTGCTACTTTAGATGGAAAACTAGCCTTGATTGATTATGAAAATAAGCAAAATTTAAAAAATATTAGCGTAGGGAATTTAGATTTTTTTAATAATATTATTTATTTAGATGCAAAAGATGATGAAGTAATCGCAGCAAGTTCTAGCAAATTGCTTGTACTTTCTCAAATTGCATCTGCAAAATACAATATAAAAGAAAAATTATTATCTATTAAATATGTTTTAAGTGATTTTAACAATATCTTCGTAGCTACAAGCGATGGAAGCATTATAAAATATGATATGTCTTTACAGCAAATTAGCACAGCAAAAGAAAAATATGCAAACTATGTTGCATTTATACAAAATGAAAATAAGTACCTTTATTTAGCTGAATATTTAGGATATGTAATAAAATACGATGAGAATTTAGAAAAAATTAAAGTGTTTAAACTAAATAATGCAGGAAAAGTAAAATCACAAGTATTTTTTGATAGTAAAGATAGTATAATTTTTAATTTGAAAAGATATATTTTAAAATGATTTTAGTTGATATTGGAAATACCACCGCTTGTATTTATGAAAGTAATAAAGCTCATAGAATAAATATTAGCGATTTTAATCCAAAAAATATTAGCAAAAAAGCTTATTATATTTGTGTTAATCCAAACTATTCTATCTTGCCAGATAATTATATAAACCTTGAGCCTTATTTTAAATTAAATAGCGATTATTTAGGTCTTGGGGTTGATAGAATTGCGGTTTGTTATTGCATAGAAAATGGTATTATCGTTGATGCTGGTAGTGCAATAACAGTTGATAAAATGCAAAATAATAAACATTGCGGTGGTTTTATCTTGCCAGGACTTAATGCTTACTTAAACGCTTATAAAAATATTTCTTCAAGACTTGATTATCAATTAAATACAAAGATTGACTTAACATTGTTACCAAACTCTACAAAAGATGCGATTTCTTATGCAGTATTAAAAAGTATTATTTTAAGCATTAGCGAGTTTGCTCAAAATCAAACCATTTACCTAACTGGCGGTGATGCTTGCTACTTAAATCAATACTTTAAAAATGCAATCAATGAAAAAGATTTAATTTTTAAAGGAATGCTTAAGTTAATTAGTAGTTTAAAATTATGAACTAAATTATAATAATTTTATTAAAAGGATTGGAAATGACACAGCATTTTGATGTTATTGTAGTTGGTGGCGGTATAAGTGGTGCAGCGCTTTTTTATGAATTGAGTAAATATACAAATGTAAAAAAAGTTGCTCTTATTGAAAAATATCACGCTCTTAGCACCTTAAATTCAGCAGGTACAAGCAATTCACAAACAATTCACATAGGTGATATAGAAACAAATTATACCTATGAAAAAGCAAGCAAAGTAAAACCTAATGCGGATATGATTATTAACTATGGCAAACTTGTAAATGCGCAAGAAGTTTTTATGTATTCGCATCAGAAAATGGCTTTAGCAGTCGGTGAAGAAGAATGCGAATTTATGCAAAAAAGATACGAAGAATTTAAAGATTTGTATCCATATATTAAATTTTTTGATAAAGAAAAATTAAAAGAAATAGAGCCTAAAATTGTTGAAGGTGCAAAAGGCGGCGATAGACCAGAAAAAATAGTAGCAATGGGTGCTTTAGCAGGAGATACTTACACAACAGTTGATTTTGGAAAAATGAGTGAAAGCCTTGCTAAAGAAGCGCTTAAAGCAAATGAAAATAACCAAATATTTTTTAATGAAGAAATAGTAAATATTTATAAAAAAGGCGATGAATTTCATTTAAATAGTGCGAGTGGTGCTAGTTTTAGTGCAAATTTTGTTGTGGTAAATGCAGGAGCACATTCTTTATTTTTAGCACACAAAATGGGTTATGGGCTTGATTTTGCCTGCTTACCTGTAGCAGGTAGTTTTTATTTAACTAAAAAACATTTATTAAATGGTAAGGTTTATATGGTGCAAAACCCTAAATTACCATTTGCTGCTTTACACGGCGACCCTGATATTTTATGTGATATGAATACAAGATTTGGACCAACAGCCTTATGTTTGCCTAAGCTAGAAAGATATCACGGACTTAAATCTTTACCAGAATTTTTTAAAACCTTAAGGCTTGATTCAACTACAATTAAAATCCTACTTGATTTAATGAAAGATAAAACAATAAGAAATTATATTTTATATAATTATTTATTTGAACTTCCATTTTACAACAAAAAACTTTTTGTAAAAGATGCTAGAAAAATCGTTCCAACCTTAAGTACTGATGATATTTATTATGCAAAAGGTTTTGGTGGAGTACGCCCACAAGTGCTAAATAAAACTGAAAAAAAATTAATGCTAGGAGAAGCAAGTATTAATCCAGGCGGTGGAATAATCTTTAATATGACCCCATCTCCAGGTGCAACAAGCTGCCTTGGCAATGCTTTTAGAGACTTAAAACAAGTGTGCGAATATTTACAATTAGAATTTAATGAAGCTTTATTTAATAAAGAATTAAGGGGGCAAGAATGAAAAAAACAAAAATTATAGCAACACTAGGACCAGCAAGTGAAAATAAAATAAAAGAATTGATATTAGCAGGAGTTAATGTTTTTCGTCTTAACTTCTCTCACGGCACAAGAGATTATCATTTAAAAAACTTGCAAAATGTAAGAAAAATCTCAAAAGAACTTGGTAAAAATATAGGTGTTTTACAAGATATTTCAGGACCTAAAATCAGAGTTTTAGAGCTACCTGAACCCTTTTTGCTAAAAAAAGATGATAGATTAGATATTTATAAAAGCACAATAAATGCACAACAAATATCTAATAATCATTATAAAGTTAGTACAAATTACAATGAAATTTTATCTTTAGTGAAAAATGGTGAATTTATATTTTTATGTGATGGTTCAATTAAAATTGAGGTTGTTAATACTAATGATGAGTTTATTGAATGCAAGGTGCATAATGAAGGTAAATTATCATCTAATAAGGGTATTAATTTTCCAAATACTAAGATAAATATTGATGTATTAACTCAAAAAGATAAAGATGATTTATTATGGGGTATGCAAAATGAGGTTGATTTTGTTGCTATTTCTTTTGTACAAAATGCTTATGATATTAAAAACGCAAAAGAAATCTTAAAAGATAGCAATATCTCTATTTTTGCAAAAATAGAAAAATTTGATGCGGTAGAAAATATTGATGAAATTTTAAATGTTAGCGATGGAATAATGGTTGCAAGAGGAGACCTTGGTATTGAAGTGCCATTTTTTAAAGTGCCAAATATTCAAAAAGAATTAATCAAAAAAGCAAATGAAATAAGCAAACCTGTAATTACCGCTACACAAATGCTTTTTTCGCTTACAAATTCTAAAAGTGCAACTAGAGCAGAAATTAGCGATGTTGCAAATGCGGTTTTAGACGGTACTGATGCTGTTATGCTTAGCGAAGAAAGCGCAGTAGGAATTGACCCTGTAAATGCAGTAAATATAATGAGTGCGACTATTATAGAAGTTGAAAAGGCTTATAAATATAATAATTACGAACATATTAAAAAAGATATGACCGATACAATAGCAGCAAGTTCAGTGCATTTAGCAAATGATATACAAGCTGATGCTTTAATTTGTCTTACAAGCAGCGGAGCTAGTGTTAAAAAAATCGCAAGATATAGACCAAAAACAAAGATTATTACAATGAGCCATTGTGAAAAAACACTAAAACAATTAAGTATTAATTGGGGTATTGATACGGTTTTAATGGTTGATAAAGCAAATAGCTTGCACGAACTTTTGCACAATTGCGTAAGACAAGGTATTAAAAATAATATCTTAAATATAAATCAAAAATATGTTGTAACCGCTGGCTATCCTGTAGGTAAAACAGGTAGTACAAATTTAATTCGCATACTTGAAAACGAGCAAATTGAGTATTATTTAAATCTACAATCTTAAAGCAAATTCTTTTTAGAATTTGCTTTTAACTTAGACAAATCCATACTTTTATAAATATACATTTAATCAGTATTTAAGTT
It encodes the following:
- a CDS encoding FAD-dependent oxidoreductase; translation: MTQHFDVIVVGGGISGAALFYELSKYTNVKKVALIEKYHALSTLNSAGTSNSQTIHIGDIETNYTYEKASKVKPNADMIINYGKLVNAQEVFMYSHQKMALAVGEEECEFMQKRYEEFKDLYPYIKFFDKEKLKEIEPKIVEGAKGGDRPEKIVAMGALAGDTYTTVDFGKMSESLAKEALKANENNQIFFNEEIVNIYKKGDEFHLNSASGASFSANFVVVNAGAHSLFLAHKMGYGLDFACLPVAGSFYLTKKHLLNGKVYMVQNPKLPFAALHGDPDILCDMNTRFGPTALCLPKLERYHGLKSLPEFFKTLRLDSTTIKILLDLMKDKTIRNYILYNYLFELPFYNKKLFVKDARKIVPTLSTDDIYYAKGFGGVRPQVLNKTEKKLMLGEASINPGGGIIFNMTPSPGATSCLGNAFRDLKQVCEYLQLEFNEALFNKELRGQE
- the gatC gene encoding Asp-tRNA(Asn)/Glu-tRNA(Gln) amidotransferase subunit GatC, whose translation is MVDKILINRLEKLSALKLDDSQKDEMINDFNDILNFVEILNSVDTKSVNIENSSFTPLREDIAKNSNIISDVLNHAPSKEETFFKVPKIIE
- a CDS encoding type III pantothenate kinase: MILVDIGNTTACIYESNKAHRINISDFNPKNISKKAYYICVNPNYSILPDNYINLEPYFKLNSDYLGLGVDRIAVCYCIENGIIVDAGSAITVDKMQNNKHCGGFILPGLNAYLNAYKNISSRLDYQLNTKIDLTLLPNSTKDAISYAVLKSIILSISEFAQNQTIYLTGGDACYLNQYFKNAINEKDLIFKGMLKLISSLKL
- the pyk gene encoding pyruvate kinase, with protein sequence MKKTKIIATLGPASENKIKELILAGVNVFRLNFSHGTRDYHLKNLQNVRKISKELGKNIGVLQDISGPKIRVLELPEPFLLKKDDRLDIYKSTINAQQISNNHYKVSTNYNEILSLVKNGEFIFLCDGSIKIEVVNTNDEFIECKVHNEGKLSSNKGINFPNTKINIDVLTQKDKDDLLWGMQNEVDFVAISFVQNAYDIKNAKEILKDSNISIFAKIEKFDAVENIDEILNVSDGIMVARGDLGIEVPFFKVPNIQKELIKKANEISKPVITATQMLFSLTNSKSATRAEISDVANAVLDGTDAVMLSEESAVGIDPVNAVNIMSATIIEVEKAYKYNNYEHIKKDMTDTIAASSVHLANDIQADALICLTSSGASVKKIARYRPKTKIITMSHCEKTLKQLSINWGIDTVLMVDKANSLHELLHNCVRQGIKNNILNINQKYVVTAGYPVGKTGSTNLIRILENEQIEYYLNLQS
- a CDS encoding type IV pilus twitching motility protein PilT; protein product: MENQLLEMNELLAFMKENNASDLHLVPGKRPIIRIHGVLTDLEFDILTPDVIKNSCYSIISDSQKASLEETKELDFAYPVRGVGRFRGNYYYVEEGKLAAAFRMIPDTIPSLDELKSPAVFKELIKKEKGLILVTGATGSGKSTTLAAMLNEINQTERKHILTIEHPVEFMHQSKKSIFSYRNVDIDTKSFKNALKSALRQDPDIILIGEMRDKETIEAAITAAETGHLVFGTLHTNSAAQTINRIVDSFEGSEQEQIRNMLSFSLNAIVSQCLIPRNGGGRVAIHEILINNFAIANLIRENKNHQIYSQMQLNQQATGMRTQTQSLVEAVKANYITRELALRYSTNYNELMNLI
- a CDS encoding CvpA family protein, whose protein sequence is MNHSLIFDFAVLAIVFVLAINGIWRGLVREGFGLAGIVFGVYLSTKNASTAGQLIKEHIYKSDNEVLLTLFGFVIILLCIWCLFIIAGIFISKLVKLSGLGMIDKICGYLFGVAKIFIIISIIITTISNIPVLNKKVAETLKDSFMYPTLLAVGSSLAKVSSVNEILEKNELKLDKDKLQQISFKE
- a CDS encoding Fur family transcriptional regulator produces the protein MENVEYDVLLDEFKKILKSKGLKYTSQRENMLKYLYHQEGHSTPDEINDALKKMDSGASIGIATVYRTLNLLEESGMVTSISLGAEGKKFELANKPHHDHMICKTCGKIIEFQDDTIENRQIKIAKEHNFKLSSHLMQLYGTCSDCQKNK